A genomic region of Tsukamurella pulmonis contains the following coding sequences:
- a CDS encoding DUF7059 domain-containing protein: MLLSPALAPLCRRLGPALTAADFSESAVAGRLGDAYACLSRGEPGPVEAAAGGDGPLDVLIRLFLAAAPVPRPLADGALAPVTVDEAIAAGLLEPDPEDASRVRAALGLRPLDLPDGPQFFLSDLDGLMRPHPQHREHVLGVGHASQSLLRATPREPVGSVLDLGTGCGVHACAATRFADAVTATDVSERAAGFAAASAALNGADVEVLTGDWFAPVAGRRFDLVLANPPFVVGEGRVDHTYRDSGLDLDGASELVVRGAPEHLAPGGTAALLASWVHREDETWQARVASWLPAEGIAAWVLQRDVADPALYVGTWLRDEGLDPRTGEGRAKSDRWLAHLADAGVSGIGFGFVLLRAIDGPSEVVCEELAHPFDDPLGDEVPAHFARMAWLRDGDLDAARPLLGDDVALERVSIGGDEGWDEVAVRVTRMSGPRWSHEIDDAGARLLAGCRGELPTEDLVLLLEAATGSDGLAESARRLLADLHRHGFVTFL; encoded by the coding sequence GTGCTGCTCTCCCCCGCTCTGGCACCGCTGTGCCGTCGGCTCGGCCCTGCGCTGACCGCCGCCGACTTCTCCGAATCCGCCGTCGCCGGTCGTCTCGGTGACGCCTACGCCTGCCTCTCCCGCGGCGAGCCGGGCCCCGTCGAGGCCGCCGCCGGCGGCGACGGGCCGCTCGATGTCCTGATTCGTCTGTTCCTGGCCGCCGCGCCGGTCCCGCGTCCGCTGGCCGACGGTGCCCTCGCGCCGGTCACCGTCGACGAGGCGATCGCCGCCGGGCTGCTCGAGCCGGACCCGGAGGACGCGTCCCGGGTCCGGGCCGCACTGGGCCTGCGCCCCCTGGACCTGCCGGACGGTCCGCAGTTCTTCCTCTCCGATCTCGACGGCCTGATGCGGCCGCATCCGCAGCACCGCGAGCACGTGCTCGGCGTGGGGCACGCGTCGCAGTCGCTCCTGCGGGCCACGCCGCGCGAACCGGTGGGTTCCGTCCTCGACCTGGGCACCGGCTGCGGCGTGCACGCGTGCGCGGCCACGCGGTTCGCCGACGCGGTGACCGCGACCGACGTCAGCGAGCGCGCCGCGGGCTTCGCCGCCGCCTCGGCCGCGCTCAACGGCGCGGACGTCGAGGTGCTCACGGGCGACTGGTTCGCCCCCGTCGCCGGCCGGCGGTTCGACCTGGTGCTCGCGAATCCGCCGTTCGTCGTGGGCGAGGGCCGGGTGGATCACACCTACCGCGATTCCGGCCTCGACCTGGACGGCGCCTCGGAGCTGGTGGTGCGGGGCGCGCCCGAGCACCTCGCCCCCGGAGGGACTGCGGCACTGCTGGCCTCCTGGGTGCACCGCGAGGACGAGACCTGGCAGGCGCGCGTCGCCTCTTGGCTGCCCGCCGAGGGCATCGCTGCGTGGGTGCTGCAGCGCGACGTCGCCGACCCCGCGTTGTACGTGGGCACCTGGCTGCGCGACGAGGGGCTCGACCCGCGCACGGGCGAGGGACGCGCGAAGTCCGACCGGTGGCTGGCGCACCTCGCGGACGCCGGCGTGAGCGGGATCGGCTTCGGCTTCGTCCTGCTGCGCGCGATCGACGGACCGTCGGAAGTGGTGTGCGAGGAGCTCGCGCACCCGTTCGACGATCCCCTGGGGGACGAAGTGCCCGCGCACTTCGCCCGAATGGCGTGGTTGCGCGACGGCGACCTCGATGCCGCGCGCCCCCTGCTCGGCGACGACGTCGCGCTCGAGCGGGTCTCCATCGGCGGCGACGAGGGCTGGGACGAGGTCGCGGTGCGCGTGACCCGGATGTCGGGGCCGCGCTGGAGCCATGAGATCGACGATGCGGGTGCCCGGCTGCTGGCGGGCTGCCGCGGTGAGCTGCCCACCGAGGACCTGGTCCTGCTACTGGAGGCGGCGACGGGGTCGGACGGACTGGCCGAATCCGCCCGCCGACTGCTCGCGGATCTCCATCGCCACGGATTCGTAACCTTCCTCTAA
- a CDS encoding DUF7455 domain-containing protein has product MTNTVTSEAPAGDAFAPLTASDRCDRCSAAAQVRAVLPSGFELLFCGHHFTEHREKLESQGAHITGEPASV; this is encoded by the coding sequence ATGACGAACACAGTCACTTCAGAGGCCCCCGCGGGCGATGCCTTCGCTCCCCTGACGGCGTCCGACCGCTGCGATCGGTGCTCGGCGGCCGCCCAGGTCCGTGCGGTTCTCCCCTCGGGGTTCGAGCTGCTCTTCTGCGGGCACCACTTCACCGAGCACCGGGAGAAGCTGGAGTCGCAGGGCGCCCACATCACGGGGGAGCCCGCCTCCGTCTGA
- a CDS encoding YihY/virulence factor BrkB family protein, whose protein sequence is MDDARGTPGTRQPGPAKDAGPRDPGPHTQDLDRPARASFPTRAWGVIKGMPQVLWRTVVKSWDDSIVGHSAQAAFWTTLSLAPLLLALMGLIGYVANWFGPDTIGVIHDRLISFALRVFTPNVVDEIIRPMVDGVLQQGRGDVVSVGFILALWAGSSALSSYVDSISMAHDQHTVRNPVHQRFFALALYVEFLVIAVFTLPLVALGPSFIVKYIPASWHPAVAQLIDFGYLPFVVLMLVGGLALLYRQALPRPLPWYRHVPGAALAALIFLIASTGLRVYLSYIASGKGISYGALATPIAFLLFTFFLGFAVMVGAEFNAALQDRWPAREIKTDQLRGWVVEQIKEVGIPDPGRAAAEGLRRATDPIRRRQRGDDEPADDEPARAPEPAVRRTVETDTPTPRAGAPRNAPVRPPHGVEPR, encoded by the coding sequence ATGGACGACGCACGCGGCACGCCGGGAACCCGGCAACCGGGTCCGGCGAAGGACGCCGGACCACGCGATCCGGGCCCGCACACCCAGGACCTGGATCGGCCCGCCCGTGCCTCCTTCCCGACCCGCGCGTGGGGCGTGATCAAGGGAATGCCGCAGGTGCTGTGGCGCACGGTGGTGAAGTCGTGGGACGACTCGATCGTCGGGCACAGCGCACAGGCCGCGTTCTGGACCACACTCTCGCTCGCCCCGCTGCTGCTCGCGCTCATGGGCCTGATCGGTTACGTCGCGAACTGGTTCGGCCCGGACACCATCGGCGTGATCCACGACCGGCTCATCTCGTTCGCACTGCGGGTGTTCACCCCCAACGTCGTCGACGAGATCATCCGGCCGATGGTCGACGGCGTGCTCCAGCAGGGCCGCGGTGACGTGGTCTCGGTGGGCTTCATCCTCGCCCTGTGGGCGGGATCGTCCGCGCTGTCGTCGTACGTCGATTCGATCAGCATGGCCCACGACCAGCACACCGTGCGCAACCCCGTGCACCAGCGGTTCTTCGCGCTGGCGCTCTACGTGGAGTTCCTGGTGATCGCGGTGTTCACGCTGCCGCTCGTCGCGCTGGGACCGAGCTTCATCGTCAAGTACATCCCCGCGTCGTGGCACCCCGCGGTCGCCCAGCTCATCGACTTCGGGTACCTGCCGTTCGTCGTGCTGATGCTGGTCGGTGGGCTGGCCCTGCTCTACCGGCAGGCGCTCCCGCGCCCGCTCCCGTGGTACCGGCACGTGCCCGGGGCCGCACTGGCCGCACTGATCTTCCTCATCGCCTCGACCGGGCTGCGGGTGTACCTGTCGTACATCGCCTCGGGCAAGGGCATCTCGTACGGCGCACTCGCGACGCCGATCGCCTTCCTGCTGTTCACGTTCTTCCTCGGCTTCGCCGTGATGGTGGGCGCCGAGTTCAACGCCGCGCTGCAGGACCGCTGGCCCGCGCGCGAGATCAAGACCGACCAGCTGCGCGGCTGGGTCGTCGAGCAGATCAAGGAGGTCGGCATCCCCGATCCCGGCCGCGCCGCCGCCGAGGGCCTGCGCCGCGCGACCGATCCGATCCGCCGGAGACAGCGTGGGGACGACGAGCCGGCGGACGACGAGCCCGCCCGTGCTCCCGAGCCGGCGGTCCGGCGCACCGTCGAGACCGACACGCCGACACCGCGCGCCGGCGCACCGCGGAACGCGCCGGTGCGGCCGCCGCACGGGGTGGAGCCGCGCTGA
- a CDS encoding DUF3099 domain-containing protein, giving the protein MGNQGENTYVITDAEDSYEEQHRRRVRRYLMIMAIRIPALVISAWIYSATGNWMIALAVLAGSIPIPWIAVIRANDRPKKRKGEPDRFTRRKLDRLALQGHPITTVSTRGE; this is encoded by the coding sequence GTGGGAAATCAAGGTGAGAACACCTACGTCATCACCGACGCCGAGGACTCGTACGAGGAGCAGCATCGGCGGCGGGTGCGGCGGTACCTGATGATCATGGCGATCCGGATCCCCGCCCTCGTGATCTCGGCGTGGATCTACTCCGCCACCGGTAACTGGATGATCGCGCTCGCCGTCCTCGCCGGTTCCATCCCGATTCCTTGGATCGCGGTGATCCGGGCGAACGACCGGCCCAAGAAGCGCAAGGGCGAGCCCGACCGGTTCACCCGCCGCAAGCTCGACCGCCTGGCCCTGCAGGGCCACCCCATCACCACCGTCTCGACGCGCGGCGAGTAG
- a CDS encoding sigma-70 family RNA polymerase sigma factor, with amino-acid sequence MAHRVNTASTAARPADRVRPPLTEADLDAQSPAADLVRVYLNGIGRTALLTAEDEVDLAKRIEAGLYAQHLLATKKRMAASKKRDLAFIVRDGQAARQHLLEANLRLVVSLAKRYTGRGMPLLDLIQEGNLGLIRAMEKFDYAKGFKFSTYATWWIRQAITRGMADQSRTIRLPVHLVEQVNKLARIRRELHQQLGREATDAELAEESGIPAEKIADLMDHSRDPVSLDMPVGSDEEAPLGDFIEDAEAASAESAVISRLMHSDVRSVLATLDEREQQVIRLRYGLDDGQPRTLDQIGKLFGLSRERVRQIEREVMSKLRNGERADRLRAYAS; translated from the coding sequence ATGGCACACCGCGTCAATACCGCTAGCACCGCAGCCCGCCCCGCTGATCGGGTGCGGCCCCCGCTGACCGAGGCCGATCTCGATGCACAGAGTCCCGCCGCGGATCTGGTGCGGGTGTACCTGAACGGCATCGGCCGCACCGCTCTGCTGACCGCGGAGGACGAGGTCGATCTGGCCAAGCGCATCGAGGCGGGGCTGTACGCACAGCACCTCCTCGCCACGAAGAAGCGGATGGCCGCGTCGAAGAAGCGTGATCTCGCGTTCATCGTGCGCGATGGGCAGGCCGCGCGCCAGCACCTGCTGGAGGCCAACCTGCGCCTCGTGGTCTCGCTGGCCAAGCGCTACACCGGCCGCGGCATGCCGCTGCTGGACCTGATCCAGGAGGGCAACCTCGGACTGATCCGCGCGATGGAGAAGTTCGACTACGCCAAGGGCTTCAAGTTCTCCACGTACGCCACGTGGTGGATCCGTCAGGCGATCACGCGCGGTATGGCGGATCAGTCCCGCACCATCCGCCTGCCCGTCCACCTCGTCGAGCAGGTGAACAAGCTGGCCCGCATCCGGCGCGAGCTGCACCAGCAGCTGGGCCGCGAGGCCACGGACGCCGAGCTCGCGGAGGAGTCGGGCATCCCCGCCGAGAAGATCGCCGATCTGATGGACCACTCGCGTGATCCGGTGAGCCTGGACATGCCCGTCGGTTCCGACGAGGAGGCGCCCCTGGGCGACTTCATCGAGGACGCCGAGGCCGCCTCGGCCGAGTCCGCGGTCATCTCGCGGCTGATGCACAGCGACGTGCGGTCGGTGCTGGCCACCCTCGACGAGCGCGAGCAGCAGGTCATCCGCCTGCGCTACGGCCTCGACGACGGCCAGCCCCGCACCCTCGACCAGATCGGCAAGCTCTTCGGGCTCTCCCGCGAGCGCGTGCGCCAGATCGAGCGCGAGGTCATGAGCAAGCTCCGCAACGGCGAGCGGGCCGACCGCCTGCGCGCGTACGCGAGCTAG
- a CDS encoding GNAT family N-acetyltransferase has translation MTDDTPLHPSGPATDPFPAPSPQASSGPYEFPVHWVADVLASDGGVVHLRPVVPDDADAVVEFHAGLSERTRYLRYFGPYPVMPPRDVARMTTVDHEQRVCLLAILGGKIIAVGLYEGLADSGKPTSAEVAFVVADEHQGRGLGPILLEHLAGAAAENGFHRFEAEVLAENRYMVNVFKAAGYELRRSFDGSVVHVEFGIDPTEALVAVRNARELASEARSVSNALRPTSIAVIGASTTPGKVGHAVLRNIIAGDFAGPVFPVHPERRSVAGIRAYESVRDIPDQVDLAVVAVPADNMDQVLDDCLAKEVRTLLVVSSGFSDVGGRGKESERRLLKAVRSHGMRLIGPNALGVVNTDREVRINATLAPVVPRRGNVGFFCQSGALGIAILDTAAKRGVGLTTFVSAGNRADVSGNDVLQYWDTDDATEVVLLYLESFGNPRKFGRIAQRLSRRKPIVAVHRGGVDANRRKRGSEALFENSGVVQVDSIPELFDCATFFSYQPLPAGPRVAVIGNSTALGVLATHTGIREGLDVAQPVDLGAAATPAEFGAAIDAALADDAVDAIIAVFVPPVEAPPEAHAAVLLEASRKQVKPIVSTFLAFDGVAEILAATDDHGARVRGSVPSYPEPERAARVLAHGWRYAQWRARPVSDTARPDRTDVETARTRVREWLAVDDAESGPVTLSFAQSAELLGLYGVGVVAFDVVSTPEEAASAADRLGYPVAVKAMGERWRLRADLAAVRLDLAGSQAVADAFAELSHATGESTLHVQRMAHKGIGCAVGYENDPRIGPLLSFGLSGAVPELLGDRAYRLLPLTNAAAEDLVTATRSAPLLDGFAGESGVDRAALTDVVTRIAALAYEVPEIVSIDCQPILATTDGAAVLSAVIRIGHASDVLTQQAEPRRL, from the coding sequence GTGACTGACGACACCCCGCTGCACCCGTCGGGGCCCGCCACGGACCCGTTTCCGGCGCCGAGCCCGCAGGCCTCGTCGGGGCCGTACGAGTTCCCCGTGCACTGGGTCGCCGACGTGCTCGCCTCCGACGGCGGTGTGGTCCACCTGCGGCCGGTCGTGCCCGACGACGCCGACGCCGTGGTCGAGTTCCACGCGGGACTCTCCGAGCGCACCCGCTACCTGCGCTACTTCGGGCCGTACCCCGTGATGCCGCCGCGCGACGTCGCGCGGATGACGACCGTCGACCACGAGCAGCGGGTCTGCCTGCTCGCGATCCTCGGCGGCAAGATCATCGCCGTCGGCCTCTACGAGGGCCTCGCCGACTCCGGCAAGCCGACGTCGGCGGAGGTGGCCTTCGTCGTCGCCGACGAGCACCAGGGCCGAGGGCTCGGTCCGATCCTGCTCGAGCACCTCGCCGGGGCCGCCGCGGAGAACGGCTTCCACCGGTTCGAGGCCGAGGTCCTCGCCGAGAACCGGTACATGGTCAACGTCTTCAAGGCGGCCGGATACGAGCTGCGCCGCAGCTTCGACGGCAGTGTGGTGCACGTCGAGTTCGGCATCGACCCCACCGAGGCGCTCGTCGCGGTGCGCAACGCCCGCGAGCTGGCGTCCGAGGCACGCAGCGTGAGCAACGCTCTGCGTCCCACCTCGATCGCGGTGATCGGCGCTTCCACGACCCCCGGCAAGGTCGGGCACGCCGTGCTGCGCAACATCATCGCCGGCGATTTCGCGGGGCCCGTGTTCCCGGTGCATCCCGAGCGTCGGTCCGTGGCCGGTATCCGCGCCTACGAGTCCGTGCGCGACATCCCCGACCAGGTGGACCTCGCCGTGGTCGCGGTGCCCGCCGACAACATGGACCAGGTCCTCGACGACTGCCTCGCCAAGGAGGTGCGGACGCTGCTGGTCGTCTCGTCCGGCTTCTCCGACGTCGGCGGGCGGGGCAAGGAATCGGAGCGGCGGTTGCTCAAAGCCGTTCGCTCGCACGGGATGCGGCTCATCGGCCCGAACGCGCTCGGTGTGGTCAACACTGACCGTGAGGTGCGGATCAACGCGACGCTGGCGCCCGTGGTGCCGCGGCGCGGCAACGTCGGGTTCTTCTGTCAGTCCGGCGCCCTCGGCATCGCGATCCTCGACACCGCCGCCAAGCGCGGCGTCGGCCTGACCACCTTCGTCTCGGCGGGCAACCGGGCCGACGTCTCCGGCAACGACGTGCTGCAGTACTGGGACACCGACGACGCCACCGAGGTCGTGCTGCTCTACCTCGAGAGCTTCGGTAACCCCCGCAAGTTCGGCCGGATCGCGCAGCGGCTCTCCCGGCGCAAGCCGATCGTCGCCGTGCATCGCGGCGGTGTCGACGCCAACCGGCGCAAGCGCGGTTCCGAGGCATTGTTCGAGAACTCCGGTGTGGTGCAGGTCGATTCGATCCCGGAGCTGTTCGACTGCGCGACCTTCTTCAGCTACCAGCCGCTGCCGGCGGGGCCGCGCGTCGCCGTCATCGGCAATTCGACCGCCCTGGGGGTCCTGGCAACGCACACCGGTATCCGCGAGGGGCTCGACGTCGCGCAGCCCGTGGACCTCGGTGCCGCGGCCACGCCCGCGGAGTTCGGCGCCGCCATCGATGCCGCGCTGGCCGACGACGCGGTCGACGCGATCATCGCCGTCTTCGTCCCGCCGGTCGAGGCGCCGCCCGAGGCACACGCGGCCGTCCTGCTCGAGGCCTCGCGCAAGCAGGTCAAGCCCATCGTCTCGACCTTTCTCGCCTTCGACGGCGTCGCCGAGATCCTCGCGGCCACCGACGATCACGGCGCGCGGGTACGGGGCTCGGTGCCCTCGTACCCGGAGCCCGAGCGCGCTGCCCGGGTCCTGGCTCACGGCTGGCGCTACGCGCAGTGGCGGGCCCGGCCGGTCTCGGACACCGCGCGGCCCGATCGCACCGACGTGGAGACCGCTCGGACCCGGGTGCGCGAATGGCTGGCCGTCGACGACGCCGAGAGTGGCCCCGTCACGCTGAGTTTCGCGCAGAGCGCCGAACTGCTGGGCCTCTACGGGGTCGGGGTCGTCGCCTTCGACGTCGTCTCCACCCCGGAGGAGGCGGCCTCCGCCGCCGACCGACTGGGCTACCCCGTGGCGGTCAAGGCGATGGGGGAGCGCTGGCGGCTGCGCGCCGACCTCGCGGCGGTGCGGCTCGATCTCGCCGGCTCGCAGGCGGTGGCGGACGCCTTCGCCGAGCTCTCGCACGCCACCGGGGAGTCGACGCTGCACGTGCAGCGCATGGCGCACAAGGGCATCGGCTGCGCCGTCGGGTACGAGAACGACCCCCGGATCGGTCCGCTGCTCTCGTTCGGCCTCAGCGGCGCCGTCCCGGAACTCCTCGGCGACCGCGCCTATCGGCTCCTGCCGTTGACCAATGCCGCCGCGGAGGACCTCGTCACCGCGACCCGCTCGGCTCCGCTGCTCGACGGCTTCGCGGGAGAGTCGGGTGTGGACCGCGCGGCGCTGACCGACGTGGTCACCCGCATCGCCGCGCTCGCCTACGAGGTGCCCGAGATCGTTTCGATCGACTGCCAGCCGATCCTGGCGACCACGGACGGTGCCGCGGTGCTCTCGGCGGTGATCCGGATCGGGCACGCCAGCGACGTGCTCACCCAACAAGCGGAACCGCGCCGGCTGTAA
- a CDS encoding DUF3039 domain-containing protein, with the protein MSTKTLEKPDVDVDADTGNDDDTPKFFHYVRKNKIAESAVMGNYVVALCGETFPVTKSAKPGSPVCPECKKIYDRMKK; encoded by the coding sequence ATGAGCACGAAGACTCTGGAGAAGCCCGATGTCGATGTCGACGCCGATACCGGCAACGACGACGACACTCCCAAGTTCTTCCACTACGTCCGGAAGAACAAGATCGCCGAGTCGGCCGTGATGGGCAACTACGTCGTCGCGCTGTGCGGCGAGACCTTCCCCGTCACCAAGTCGGCCAAGCCCGGTTCGCCCGTGTGCCCCGAGTGCAAGAAGATCTACGACCGCATGAAGAAGTAG
- a CDS encoding DEAD/DEAH box helicase: MAVSLRVWQRRALTKYLTAKPQDFLAVATPGAGKTTFALRVASELLADRTVERVTVVAPTEHLKYQWAEAAARNGINLDPNFTNSAGSTSSDFDGVVITYAQVGMHPYKHHARTTAYKTLVILDEIHHAGDAKSWGEGVREAFEGATRRLALTGTPFRSDDNPIPFVTYEPEFGGGQRSKADHVYGYSDALADGVVRPVVFLAYSGQASWRTSAGEEFTARLGEPLSKEQTARAWRTALDPHGDWIPAVLHAANTRLEQLRRAMPDAGGLVIATDQSTARDYAELLEEISGEKVTVVLSDDPTASKRISAFSEGTEKWMVAVRMVSEGVDVPRLAVGVYATSASTPLFFAQAIGRFVRLRVPGETASVFLPSVPVLLDLAAKLEEQRDHVLGKPHRESDGLDDALLIDANKQKDEPGEEEKAFVSLHADAELDQLIYDGSSYGTATFSGSEEEADYLGLPGLLDAEQMRALLRQRQKEQVIERAVEERPAPPPQVEERATAGAQLSALRRELNSLVAMHHHRTGKPHGVVHNELRSKLGGPVTAMATADQLRERIAALRTWK; encoded by the coding sequence ATGGCGGTTTCACTTCGTGTCTGGCAGCGCCGTGCGCTCACGAAGTACCTCACCGCGAAGCCGCAGGACTTCCTCGCCGTGGCGACGCCCGGCGCCGGTAAGACCACCTTCGCGCTGCGGGTCGCCTCCGAGCTGCTGGCCGACCGCACCGTCGAGCGCGTGACGGTGGTCGCGCCGACCGAGCACCTGAAGTACCAGTGGGCCGAGGCGGCCGCCCGGAACGGCATCAACCTCGACCCGAACTTCACCAACTCGGCCGGCAGCACCTCGTCGGACTTCGACGGCGTGGTCATCACCTACGCGCAGGTGGGTATGCATCCGTACAAGCACCACGCGCGCACCACGGCCTACAAGACGCTGGTCATCCTCGACGAGATCCACCACGCCGGCGACGCCAAGAGCTGGGGCGAGGGCGTACGGGAGGCCTTCGAGGGCGCGACGCGCAGGCTCGCGCTCACCGGTACCCCCTTCCGCAGCGACGACAACCCGATCCCGTTCGTCACGTACGAGCCCGAGTTCGGCGGCGGACAGCGTTCGAAGGCCGACCACGTCTACGGCTACTCCGACGCGCTCGCCGACGGCGTCGTGCGCCCCGTCGTGTTCCTGGCCTACTCCGGTCAGGCCAGCTGGCGCACCAGCGCGGGTGAGGAGTTCACCGCACGCCTGGGCGAGCCGCTGAGCAAGGAGCAGACGGCCCGCGCGTGGCGCACGGCGCTCGACCCGCACGGCGACTGGATCCCGGCCGTGCTTCACGCCGCGAACACGCGACTCGAGCAGCTGCGCCGGGCCATGCCCGACGCGGGCGGCCTGGTGATCGCCACCGATCAGAGCACCGCCCGCGACTACGCGGAGCTGCTCGAGGAGATCAGCGGCGAGAAGGTCACCGTCGTGCTCTCGGACGACCCGACCGCCTCGAAGCGGATCTCCGCGTTCTCCGAGGGCACCGAGAAGTGGATGGTCGCCGTCCGCATGGTGTCCGAGGGCGTCGACGTGCCGCGCCTGGCGGTGGGCGTCTACGCGACGAGCGCATCGACTCCGCTGTTCTTCGCGCAGGCCATCGGCCGCTTCGTGCGACTGCGGGTGCCCGGGGAGACGGCCAGCGTGTTCCTGCCGTCGGTGCCGGTGCTGCTGGATCTGGCCGCCAAGCTCGAGGAGCAGCGCGATCACGTCCTGGGCAAGCCGCACCGCGAGTCCGACGGGCTCGACGACGCGCTGCTCATCGACGCCAACAAGCAGAAGGACGAGCCCGGCGAGGAGGAGAAGGCGTTCGTCTCGCTGCACGCCGATGCCGAGCTGGATCAGCTCATCTACGACGGATCGTCCTACGGCACCGCCACGTTCTCGGGCAGCGAGGAGGAGGCCGACTACCTCGGGCTCCCCGGGCTGTTGGACGCGGAGCAGATGCGGGCGCTCCTGCGGCAGCGGCAGAAGGAGCAGGTCATCGAGCGCGCGGTCGAGGAGCGGCCCGCGCCGCCGCCGCAGGTCGAGGAGCGGGCCACCGCCGGTGCGCAGCTCTCCGCCCTGCGGCGCGAGCTCAACTCGCTCGTGGCGATGCACCATCACCGCACGGGTAAGCCCCACGGCGTGGTGCACAACGAGCTGCGCAGCAAGCTGGGCGGACCGGTCACCGCGATGGCCACGGCGGATCAGCTGCGGGAGCGGATCGCCGCGTTGCGCACCTGGAAGTGA
- a CDS encoding EamA family transporter, with protein MTPLMIPAMFVLGAISQYVGASLGVGLFEQLSPVAVAWLRGAGAGLILLLVLRPRRADWSRTRLRAAALFGTVTVAMNMAFYEAIDHIDLGTAVAIEFLGPIAVAVAGSRRAVDLIAAASALIGVICVAGVNIDGAGGSGSDGVVGIACALLAAALWAGYIVLGKRVADAGGGIEGLGVGLAAGALVLALPGLGPDLATRPEAFLHWQVWVLGLGLGLLSSVVPYVLDQVVLTRVGRERFALLLALLPVTATGVGAVLLGQRPGWLEAAGIALVVFAIALTSRRTPAPDTGG; from the coding sequence GTGACGCCCCTGATGATCCCCGCGATGTTCGTGCTCGGGGCGATCAGCCAGTACGTGGGCGCCTCCCTCGGTGTCGGCCTGTTCGAGCAGCTCTCCCCGGTCGCGGTCGCGTGGCTGCGGGGCGCCGGGGCCGGGCTGATCCTGTTGCTCGTGCTGCGGCCGCGCCGCGCCGACTGGTCCCGCACCCGCCTGCGCGCCGCCGCGCTGTTCGGCACTGTCACCGTCGCGATGAACATGGCCTTCTACGAGGCGATCGACCACATCGATCTGGGCACGGCCGTCGCGATCGAGTTCCTCGGCCCGATCGCGGTGGCGGTGGCCGGATCGCGCCGCGCCGTCGACCTGATCGCCGCCGCGTCCGCGCTCATCGGGGTGATCTGCGTCGCGGGCGTCAACATCGACGGTGCCGGCGGGTCGGGCTCCGACGGTGTCGTCGGCATCGCGTGCGCGCTGCTCGCGGCGGCCCTGTGGGCCGGCTACATCGTGCTCGGCAAGCGCGTCGCCGATGCGGGCGGCGGCATCGAGGGCCTCGGTGTGGGACTCGCCGCGGGCGCCCTGGTGCTGGCGCTGCCCGGCCTCGGCCCCGATCTGGCGACCCGACCCGAGGCATTCCTGCACTGGCAGGTGTGGGTGCTGGGGCTGGGCCTCGGACTGCTCAGCTCGGTGGTGCCGTACGTCCTGGACCAGGTGGTGCTCACCCGGGTCGGGCGCGAGCGCTTCGCGCTGCTGCTCGCGCTGCTCCCGGTGACCGCGACGGGTGTGGGCGCGGTCCTGCTCGGTCAGCGGCCCGGCTGGCTGGAGGCGGCGGGGATCGCGTTGGTGGTGTTCGCGATCGCGCTCACCTCGCGCCGCACGCCCGCACCCGACACGGGTGGTTAG